A single genomic interval of Methanomassiliicoccus sp. harbors:
- a CDS encoding holo-ACP synthase yields the protein MNVLGIGVDIVEVSRFRGLRPDSEVVSYFLSDEEAAEIFRRKEPAPALAGRFAAKEAIIKAVRSARPGCNIFFRDIDVRGDDQGAPRALISSEHAGNFQILLSISHGQEQAIAFAMMVQRDDADERRPNQDFESDLPRGA from the coding sequence GTGAACGTCCTGGGGATCGGGGTGGATATCGTGGAGGTTTCCAGGTTCCGGGGGCTGCGACCGGACAGTGAAGTGGTGTCTTACTTCCTGAGCGATGAGGAGGCCGCGGAGATCTTCCGGCGAAAGGAACCCGCCCCTGCACTGGCGGGCCGCTTTGCCGCGAAGGAGGCGATAATCAAGGCAGTGAGGTCGGCAAGACCGGGGTGCAATATTTTTTTCCGGGACATCGATGTAAGAGGTGATGACCAGGGAGCGCCCCGTGCTCTCATTTCCAGTGAGCATGCTGGCAATTTCCAAATATTATTAAGTATCTCCCACGGCCAGGAGCAGGCCATCGCGTTCGCCATGATGGTCCAGAGGGATGATGCCGATGAACGAAGACCAAATCAAGACTTTGAGAGCGATCTTCCGCGAGGAGCTTAG
- a CDS encoding UDP-3-O-(3-hydroxymyristoyl)glucosamine N-acyltransferase — protein sequence MPQLALKEILDALGCEHKVVGGREPVVERALPIDAADHLSITFCNKQGDRGRSLLCQTKAGIVITLKEHEDVWRHREDRTLILVDDPRLAFSRVLQRYFVKKRPAGVHRTAVIGDNTSISLDAYVGPFCTIGNDVIIGEGSQLLGSVTVYDHVRIGRGVTVHAGAVIGTDGFGYNRGPEGRVEKFPQIGGVTIGDDVEIGSNTCIARGALVDTAIGRGTKIDNLVHIAHNVQVGEDCLIIAHTQIAGSVKIGDRCWLAPSCTINTGVSIGDDAKVALGSVVVRDVEAGTFVAGNPARPTIRKL from the coding sequence ATGCCCCAACTCGCACTTAAGGAAATTCTGGATGCGCTCGGATGTGAGCACAAGGTCGTGGGAGGTAGGGAACCGGTCGTGGAGAGAGCGCTCCCTATCGATGCCGCAGACCATCTCTCCATAACGTTCTGCAATAAGCAAGGGGACAGGGGAAGATCGCTGCTCTGTCAGACCAAGGCTGGCATCGTCATAACACTGAAGGAGCATGAGGATGTGTGGCGGCACCGGGAGGACAGAACCCTGATACTGGTCGATGATCCCCGGCTGGCATTCTCCCGCGTCCTGCAGAGGTACTTCGTCAAGAAGAGACCTGCAGGGGTGCACAGGACCGCTGTGATCGGTGACAACACCAGCATATCCCTCGACGCTTACGTTGGCCCCTTCTGCACCATCGGTAACGACGTGATCATAGGTGAAGGAAGCCAACTGCTGGGGTCAGTGACCGTCTACGACCATGTCCGGATCGGGCGTGGCGTCACCGTCCACGCCGGTGCGGTCATAGGGACCGACGGTTTCGGCTATAATCGTGGTCCCGAGGGGAGGGTGGAGAAGTTCCCTCAGATCGGAGGGGTGACCATAGGGGATGATGTGGAGATAGGCAGCAACACCTGCATCGCCCGGGGCGCCCTGGTCGATACCGCCATCGGTCGCGGGACCAAGATCGATAACCTGGTGCACATCGCCCATAACGTGCAGGTGGGGGAGGACTGCCTGATAATCGCCCATACCCAGATCGCGGGCAGCGTTAAGATAGGGGACCGTTGCTGGCTGGCTCCATCATGCACCATCAACACCGGCGTTAGCATCGGGGACGACGCCAAGGTGGCACTGGGCTCGGTGGTGGTCCGGGACGTGGAGGCCGGGACGTTCGTGGCCGGCAATCCCGCCCGCCCCACCATCAGGAAGCTGTAG
- a CDS encoding acyl-protein synthetase: MSDEVGLEELLTMPPYSLDEQEREELLLPLIRQGARKACSNPHIRSMYTKLGLEPEGMMGLEEVPAVPVRMFKSFDLSTVDRSEVTRVLRSSGTTSQHASVVPLNKITASNQTKALRRILGAYLGDKRRVMLVIDHPGVNSPTRELTARGAGVRGLSIFAKDIVYLLREEEGRLVLDEQALEKARRLAETQEVYVFGFTFIIWSVFCKEMEERQHQLELPRAVVFHGGGWKKLKDQKISREVFSQRLAGLLGCPPTEVRDFYGMAEQTGVIFVDCEIGHKHVPVFGHVIMRDVRTMEECRVGERGLIEVMSVLGDSYYSQAVLTEDVGRLLGIDDCPCGRKGRYFVVEGRAEQAEARGCGDTFRER, translated from the coding sequence ATGTCCGATGAGGTGGGACTGGAAGAGCTCCTGACGATGCCCCCCTACTCCCTGGATGAGCAGGAGAGGGAGGAACTGCTTCTGCCTCTGATACGGCAAGGGGCCCGGAAGGCGTGCTCCAACCCACATATCCGCTCGATGTACACCAAGCTGGGCCTAGAGCCAGAGGGGATGATGGGGCTGGAAGAGGTACCTGCGGTCCCTGTCCGCATGTTCAAGAGCTTCGACCTATCCACAGTGGACAGGTCGGAGGTGACCAGGGTGCTCCGTTCTAGTGGAACCACCTCCCAGCATGCTAGCGTGGTACCCCTGAACAAGATCACCGCTTCCAACCAGACCAAGGCGCTTAGGAGAATCCTGGGCGCGTATCTTGGGGACAAGAGAAGAGTGATGCTGGTAATAGACCACCCGGGGGTGAACAGCCCCACCCGCGAGCTCACCGCTAGGGGGGCAGGGGTCCGGGGTCTGTCGATATTTGCCAAGGACATCGTTTATCTTCTTAGGGAGGAGGAGGGCAGGCTGGTCCTGGACGAGCAGGCACTGGAAAAGGCGCGGCGCCTGGCCGAGACCCAGGAGGTGTACGTCTTCGGTTTCACCTTCATCATATGGTCGGTGTTCTGCAAGGAAATGGAGGAGCGGCAGCACCAGCTGGAACTTCCTCGGGCAGTGGTGTTCCATGGAGGGGGGTGGAAGAAGCTGAAGGACCAGAAGATCAGCAGGGAGGTGTTCTCCCAGAGGCTGGCCGGGCTTCTCGGCTGCCCCCCGACCGAAGTAAGGGACTTCTACGGAATGGCAGAGCAGACCGGGGTCATCTTCGTAGATTGCGAGATTGGCCACAAGCACGTGCCGGTCTTCGGCCATGTCATCATGCGTGATGTCCGGACGATGGAGGAATGCCGTGTGGGGGAGCGGGGTCTGATCGAGGTGATGAGCGTTCTGGGCGACAGCTACTACAGTCAGGCCGTGCTCACGGAGGACGTCGGCCGGCTGCTGGGCATCGATGACTGCCCCTGCGGACGGAAGGGACGGTACTTCGTGGTGGAAGGTAGGGCGGAACAGGCCGAAGCACGAGGCTGCGGGGATACCTTCAGGGAGCGGTGA
- a CDS encoding acyl-CoA reductase — MTAPADGRDGTSWWKVGRNRPKHEAAGIPSGSGERLAKCFLLDGEAVDHEISDLGPVVALLDRRREELRALSMDDIIALLAHLGKQLIKDPELSRMGGATYISLWLRADNLERLCELNYGDRHRVDRFIGVLPGTEMRCQPRGTSCHWLPNNVPVMSFFSLMLAVLSKNSSILKVSDINRPVLTAVLEKLKSIDIEVQGRRVMGATLVRSVCMLSFDSSSAADNTMLSLAADVKVAWGSGEAVRAVAALPQKETCDTIIFGPKYSMAVFDQAFLAGDSSEEALKKLAQDAVLFDQTACSSPQVIILERGAVSARRLAEELATGFEALPVKLRHTQMAERQCLEVISARGTYLLSEDRDVIMPRDLGWTILLDQEEGLPEPVQGRCVFVREVSDLNDVIAHITRKVQTIALCIHDRDRARAFADRASAAGVDRFVMPGEMHDFTLPWDGLMPLNRMVRWITIRRRSEDDE, encoded by the coding sequence ATGACTGCCCCTGCGGACGGAAGGGACGGTACTTCGTGGTGGAAGGTAGGGCGGAACAGGCCGAAGCACGAGGCTGCGGGGATACCTTCAGGGAGCGGTGAGAGGTTGGCCAAGTGCTTCCTTCTGGACGGCGAGGCTGTGGACCATGAGATCTCGGACCTGGGCCCGGTGGTGGCCCTTCTGGATCGCAGGAGGGAGGAGCTTCGCGCGCTCTCCATGGACGACATCATCGCCCTGCTCGCTCACCTGGGTAAGCAGCTCATCAAGGACCCGGAACTCAGCCGCATGGGCGGGGCCACATACATCAGCCTATGGCTGAGAGCGGATAACCTGGAGAGGTTGTGCGAGCTCAACTACGGGGACCGGCACCGGGTCGACCGGTTCATCGGTGTTCTGCCAGGAACGGAGATGAGGTGCCAGCCTAGGGGGACCTCATGCCACTGGCTTCCCAACAACGTCCCCGTGATGTCATTCTTCTCCCTCATGCTGGCCGTGCTCTCCAAGAATTCCTCGATACTCAAAGTGTCAGACATCAATCGACCGGTCCTCACCGCCGTTCTGGAGAAACTGAAGAGCATAGATATCGAGGTACAGGGCCGGAGGGTCATGGGAGCGACCTTAGTTCGTTCGGTGTGCATGCTCTCCTTTGATTCCAGCAGCGCCGCGGACAACACAATGCTGTCCCTGGCCGCGGACGTCAAGGTTGCTTGGGGGAGCGGGGAAGCGGTCCGCGCGGTCGCTGCCCTGCCGCAGAAGGAGACGTGCGACACTATCATATTCGGGCCGAAGTACTCTATGGCGGTCTTCGACCAGGCATTCCTGGCAGGGGATAGTTCGGAGGAGGCGCTGAAGAAGTTGGCGCAGGACGCGGTCCTCTTCGATCAGACCGCCTGCTCCTCACCCCAGGTGATCATATTGGAACGGGGTGCGGTCTCCGCCCGTAGGCTCGCGGAGGAACTGGCCACAGGCTTCGAGGCCCTGCCTGTAAAGCTTAGACACACCCAGATGGCGGAGAGGCAGTGCCTGGAGGTCATCAGTGCCCGCGGTACCTACCTGCTGTCCGAGGACCGTGACGTCATCATGCCCCGGGACCTGGGATGGACCATACTGCTTGACCAGGAGGAGGGCCTGCCAGAGCCGGTGCAGGGCAGGTGCGTGTTCGTGCGCGAGGTGAGCGATCTCAACGATGTGATCGCACACATAACTAGGAAGGTCCAGACCATCGCCCTGTGCATCCATGACCGGGATAGGGCGAGGGCGTTCGCGGACAGGGCATCGGCAGCGGGGGTGGACCGCTTCGTGATGCCCGGGGAGATGCACGATTTCACCCTCCCCTGGGATGGCCTCATGCCGCTGAACAGAATGGTCCGATGGATCACCATCAGGAGGAGATCTGAAGATGATGAATGA
- a CDS encoding acyl--CoA ligase, with amino-acid sequence MNFVEFLFASSRESEGCFITGAKERLSYRELYERVERTSKWISWRYGSGKEFLLLADNSVFFVVSYLSLMRSGNIPLLVETRVGKEELAALMSSCRPVGAFMQQRLSTKAVSGIPTLTEADLPEEDVEDLRPHVRSDDLATVVFTSGSTGTKKGVMITHGNLIANTTSIIQYLELTSRDRMMVVLPFYYCYGASLLHTHLRVGGSLTISNSIFLGAILDEIEKYQCTGLAGVPSTYQILINRSDLLQRRFSSLRYMTQAGGKLEPRYIQMIVDSLPEVRFFVMYGATEATARMSYLPPEMIRARMASIGKGIPGVHLEVLGEDGRPVMPGETGEIVAAGDNIMKGYYGDDEGTVAVLKDGRYHTGDLATVDEDGYIYVVGRSKDIIKCAGYRVSPYEIENLIASMEGVDTVAVVSTPDEILGEAIVAVVRCRDGSEEEAVRTTIQRECRRSLPSYKNPSYVVFLEEMPLNSSNKIDKVRLRQMLVEGERDVR; translated from the coding sequence ATGAACTTCGTCGAGTTCCTGTTCGCCAGCTCTCGAGAGAGCGAGGGATGCTTCATCACTGGAGCGAAGGAGAGATTGAGCTACCGCGAGCTGTACGAGCGCGTTGAAAGGACGTCCAAATGGATATCCTGGCGCTACGGCTCTGGAAAGGAGTTCCTCCTACTGGCGGACAACAGCGTTTTCTTCGTGGTCTCATACCTTTCCTTGATGAGGAGCGGGAACATACCTCTGCTAGTGGAGACCAGGGTCGGCAAGGAGGAGCTGGCCGCCCTGATGTCATCCTGCCGTCCGGTGGGTGCGTTCATGCAGCAGCGTCTTTCCACCAAGGCCGTTTCCGGTATCCCTACCCTAACCGAGGCCGATCTGCCCGAGGAAGACGTGGAGGACCTCCGTCCCCACGTTAGAAGTGATGATCTGGCGACAGTGGTCTTCACCTCCGGGAGCACCGGCACCAAGAAGGGGGTGATGATCACCCACGGCAATCTAATAGCCAACACCACCTCCATCATCCAATACCTAGAGCTGACCTCGCGGGACCGCATGATGGTGGTCCTGCCGTTCTACTACTGCTATGGAGCATCCCTTCTCCATACTCACCTGCGGGTCGGGGGGAGCCTAACCATCAGCAACAGCATCTTCCTGGGAGCGATACTGGATGAGATCGAGAAGTATCAGTGCACTGGCCTCGCAGGTGTTCCCAGCACCTATCAGATCCTTATAAACCGCTCCGACCTGCTGCAGCGCAGGTTCTCCAGCCTGCGTTACATGACACAGGCCGGTGGTAAGCTGGAGCCGAGGTACATCCAGATGATCGTCGACTCTCTTCCCGAGGTCAGGTTCTTCGTCATGTATGGAGCCACCGAGGCCACTGCCAGGATGTCCTATCTCCCCCCGGAGATGATCCGGGCGAGGATGGCATCCATCGGGAAAGGGATCCCCGGGGTGCATCTGGAGGTCCTGGGGGAGGACGGTCGGCCGGTGATGCCGGGGGAGACCGGAGAGATCGTAGCCGCCGGCGATAACATAATGAAGGGGTATTATGGGGACGATGAGGGGACAGTGGCGGTGCTGAAGGACGGGAGATACCACACCGGAGACCTGGCGACCGTGGACGAGGACGGCTACATCTACGTCGTGGGGCGTTCTAAGGACATAATCAAGTGCGCAGGCTACCGCGTATCACCCTACGAGATAGAGAACCTCATCGCATCCATGGAGGGCGTGGACACGGTGGCCGTGGTCAGCACGCCCGACGAGATACTGGGCGAGGCCATTGTGGCGGTGGTGCGCTGCAGGGACGGGTCTGAGGAGGAGGCGGTGAGAACGACGATCCAAAGGGAATGCCGGAGGTCGCTCCCTTCCTACAAGAACCCAAGCTATGTGGTATTTCTCGAAGAGATGCCCCTGAACTCCTCCAACAAGATCGACAAGGTGAGGCTGAGGCAGATGCTGGTGGAGGGTGAGCGAGATGTCCGATGA
- a CDS encoding 3-oxoacyl-ACP reductase FabG — MKMMNDKVVLVTGASRGIGSAIARAAAEEGAAVVINYNHSETEAQGLAEELRSRGLKAETFKADVSVEAEVQALFRFLRERFGRLDVLVNNAGIVGNNLLLMTSTEELDRIIAVNCRGSFLCLRAAAKIMMKQRSGRIINLASIVGRRGNRGQAAYSASKAFVIGMTLSAAKELGESGVCVNAIAPGFIDTDMTRGLKEEVRQKLIVDTPLKRAGTADEVASVALFLMSDRSSFINGQVYGVDGGQIM; from the coding sequence CTGAAGATGATGAATGACAAGGTCGTGCTGGTAACTGGAGCTAGCCGGGGGATAGGGAGTGCGATCGCCCGTGCAGCGGCGGAGGAGGGAGCGGCCGTGGTTATCAACTACAACCACAGCGAAACTGAGGCTCAAGGTCTGGCCGAGGAGCTGCGGTCGCGGGGACTGAAGGCTGAGACCTTCAAGGCCGACGTTTCCGTAGAGGCTGAAGTACAAGCCCTGTTCCGATTCTTGCGCGAGAGGTTCGGTCGACTGGACGTGCTCGTCAATAACGCGGGTATCGTGGGCAACAATCTGCTTCTTATGACATCCACCGAGGAACTGGATCGCATCATAGCGGTCAATTGCCGGGGCTCCTTCTTGTGCCTCCGTGCGGCCGCCAAGATAATGATGAAGCAGAGGTCAGGCCGCATCATCAACCTGGCGTCCATAGTGGGCAGGAGAGGGAACAGGGGCCAGGCAGCCTATTCGGCCAGCAAGGCCTTCGTTATCGGAATGACCCTCTCCGCGGCCAAGGAGCTGGGCGAATCAGGCGTTTGTGTCAACGCCATCGCCCCGGGTTTCATCGACACGGACATGACGCGGGGCCTTAAGGAAGAGGTGCGTCAGAAGCTCATTGTCGACACTCCCCTGAAACGTGCTGGCACGGCCGATGAGGTGGCCTCGGTGGCCCTCTTCTTGATGTCCGATAGGTCCTCCTTCATCAATGGTCAGGTGTATGGCGTTGATGGCGGCCAGATCATGTAG
- a CDS encoding acyl carrier protein produces the protein MNEDQIKTLRAIFREELSISEEELVDSTAYNELEAWDSLTHLKIVSRIEEAFSIELEVDDIIGMENFGKAKAIVGRYIVSPS, from the coding sequence ATGAACGAAGACCAAATCAAGACTTTGAGAGCGATCTTCCGCGAGGAGCTTAGCATTTCTGAAGAGGAACTGGTCGACTCGACCGCGTACAACGAACTGGAGGCGTGGGACTCGTTGACCCATCTCAAGATAGTCTCCCGCATCGAGGAGGCCTTCTCCATCGAGCTGGAGGTCGATGACATCATAGGCATGGAGAACTTCGGAAAAGCAAAGGCCATCGTCGGCAGGTACATAGTATCACCTTCCTGA